Proteins encoded together in one Bradyrhizobium sp. CB82 window:
- a CDS encoding 4-vinyl reductase — translation MRPTIDIDVNEETGVWETDGLPMLYVPRHFMANVHNAVESELGLAAYKRVLDAAGSKSAYYWCKRQDEIGQFDGAQVFERYFQRLTARGWGQFRIETLDARAGSAIVTLKNSIYVLQNDGKADHPVCYMFEGFLSGSFRYVAERQGHSVGAIECREVQCEAMGFDNCRFELGAK, via the coding sequence TTGCGGCCAACGATCGATATCGACGTCAACGAGGAAACTGGCGTTTGGGAAACCGACGGACTTCCGATGCTTTACGTTCCCCGGCACTTCATGGCGAACGTCCACAACGCCGTTGAAAGCGAACTGGGCCTTGCCGCGTACAAAAGGGTGCTGGATGCTGCCGGATCCAAGTCAGCATATTACTGGTGCAAAAGGCAGGACGAGATTGGTCAATTCGACGGGGCTCAAGTCTTCGAGCGCTACTTCCAACGATTGACGGCACGAGGCTGGGGGCAGTTCAGGATCGAGACTCTCGACGCTCGGGCTGGATCGGCAATCGTCACCCTGAAGAACTCGATCTATGTTCTGCAAAATGACGGCAAAGCGGATCATCCTGTTTGCTATATGTTCGAAGGTTTCCTGAGCGGGAGCTTTCGGTATGTCGCGGAACGCCAAGGACATTCGGTAGGCGCGATAGAATGTCGCGAAGTGCAGTGCGAGGCCATGGGCTTCGATAATTGCAGGTTCGAGCTCGGAGCAAAATAA
- a CDS encoding dipeptidase, whose amino-acid sequence MEQSAKTIHERSIVIDGLIISNWGEDVFKAMHAAGLTAANCTCSVWEDFQGTVDNLVRWNGWFRDFSGYILKAESVADIRRAKDQGKTAIILGMQNTSAFEDQIGYVEVLRTLGVRIAQMTYNTQNWVGSGCYESTDGGLSDFGRDVVAEMNRVGMLCDLSHVGPKTSRDVIDASSRPVAYSHCLPAALKSHPRNKSDEELRYIVDKGGFVGVTMFPPFLEKGINSNVDDYISAIDYVINLVGEGSVGIGTDFTEGYGTDFFNWITHDKGFGRQLTKFGEIVNPEGIREIRDFPNLAVAMERAGWNAKKIENVLGLNWLALLETVWSSRM is encoded by the coding sequence ATGGAGCAATCCGCGAAAACGATTCACGAAAGATCCATTGTCATCGACGGATTGATCATTTCAAATTGGGGAGAGGATGTTTTCAAGGCAATGCATGCGGCGGGTTTGACCGCGGCGAACTGTACGTGCAGCGTCTGGGAAGATTTCCAAGGTACTGTCGATAATCTGGTGAGGTGGAACGGCTGGTTTCGCGACTTCTCAGGCTACATCCTCAAGGCGGAAAGCGTCGCCGACATCCGCCGCGCGAAGGACCAAGGCAAGACCGCCATCATATTGGGAATGCAGAATACGTCTGCGTTCGAAGACCAGATCGGCTATGTGGAAGTTCTGCGGACGCTTGGTGTCCGGATCGCCCAAATGACCTACAACACGCAGAACTGGGTCGGCAGCGGGTGCTATGAATCCACCGATGGCGGGCTTTCCGATTTCGGGCGAGATGTCGTCGCCGAGATGAATCGGGTCGGCATGCTCTGCGATCTCAGCCATGTCGGTCCCAAAACATCCCGCGATGTTATCGACGCATCCAGCCGGCCGGTCGCCTATTCGCACTGCCTTCCCGCTGCGCTGAAGAGCCACCCTCGGAACAAGTCTGATGAAGAATTGCGTTACATCGTGGACAAGGGCGGCTTCGTGGGGGTTACAATGTTCCCACCCTTCCTCGAAAAAGGCATCAATTCGAACGTGGACGATTACATCTCTGCTATCGATTACGTCATCAATCTCGTCGGAGAGGGATCTGTCGGCATTGGCACGGATTTCACCGAAGGATATGGGACCGACTTCTTCAATTGGATCACCCATGACAAGGGCTTTGGGCGACAGCTGACCAAGTTCGGGGAGATCGTAAACCCCGAAGGTATCCGTGAGATTCGTGATTTTCCCAATCTGGCGGTGGCAATGGAGCGGGCGGGCTGGAATGCGAAGAAGATCGAAAACGTCCTTGGGTTGAACTGGTTGGCGCTGCTTGAAACTGTTTGGTCCTCCAGGATGTGA
- a CDS encoding peptide deformylase, whose translation MTIRPIVRYPDRRLAIPARPVTVFDDALQELARDLLETMRAAPGIGITAPHIGIPVRVVVLELDAKDGARTYVNPEITWASPEMILHREGSVSMPGVNDEVTRHARVRISYRDVDGNMQTEESDGLRAVCHQHEIDQLDGMFWIQRLSRLKRERLIKRFEKMSRG comes from the coding sequence ATGACCATCCGCCCGATCGTCCGCTATCCCGACCGCCGGCTCGCGATCCCGGCACGGCCCGTGACCGTGTTCGACGACGCGTTGCAAGAGCTTGCAAGGGATCTGCTCGAGACGATGCGCGCCGCCCCCGGCATCGGGATCACAGCGCCGCATATCGGCATCCCCGTGCGCGTCGTGGTGCTCGAACTCGACGCCAAGGACGGCGCGCGGACCTACGTCAATCCGGAGATCACGTGGGCTTCACCCGAGATGATCCTGCATCGCGAAGGCAGCGTCTCGATGCCCGGCGTCAACGACGAGGTCACGCGCCATGCCCGCGTCCGGATCAGCTATCGGGATGTGGACGGCAACATGCAGACCGAGGAGTCGGACGGCTTGCGCGCCGTCTGCCACCAGCACGAGATCGATCAGCTCGACGGGATGTTCTGGATCCAGCGGTTGTCGCGACTGAAGAGGGAAAGGTTGATCAAGCGGTTTGAAAAGATGTCGCGGGGGTGA
- a CDS encoding MurR/RpiR family transcriptional regulator, with product MPGQAVAEPPRTIEDLRALALSIGRDEAGFSLGAKAHDVFAKLVEAPEQSAVRSISELADQFGINPSTLTRLAKRLGFEGFSDFQAVFRKAIADDQQYFYSRQAGRLMAAPSVGNAEVETFVQLARETAANVDGFLGQLDGAALQGATRLLANARRVRVHGVRQFHSLASFLTYCLGMVRSDVALLDAPRLGVAEALSQLERGDVVIVASCAPYTRSVAEVARVAASNGQTVVAITDSRSSPLVPPAEHAFFIPHASSFYSNSMGAYVVFCEALLNLVARELGDKALNSLAGRERLIAEMNIEVG from the coding sequence ATGCCAGGGCAAGCCGTCGCGGAGCCGCCGCGCACCATCGAGGATCTCAGGGCACTCGCGCTCTCGATCGGCCGCGACGAGGCAGGATTTTCGCTCGGCGCCAAAGCCCATGATGTATTCGCAAAGCTGGTGGAAGCGCCGGAACAGTCGGCGGTTCGCTCGATCTCGGAGCTTGCCGATCAGTTCGGCATCAATCCGTCGACGCTGACCAGACTGGCGAAACGACTCGGCTTCGAGGGCTTCAGCGATTTCCAGGCGGTCTTCCGCAAGGCCATCGCTGACGACCAGCAATATTTCTATAGCCGCCAGGCCGGTCGGCTCATGGCCGCACCGTCCGTCGGCAATGCCGAAGTCGAGACGTTCGTGCAGCTGGCGCGGGAAACGGCAGCGAATGTCGACGGATTCCTCGGACAGCTGGACGGAGCCGCTCTGCAAGGGGCTACAAGGCTCCTGGCAAACGCCCGCCGTGTTCGTGTCCATGGTGTTCGCCAATTCCACTCGCTGGCGAGCTTCCTCACTTATTGCCTGGGAATGGTGCGCTCGGACGTCGCGCTTCTGGATGCGCCGCGCCTTGGCGTCGCCGAGGCATTGTCACAGCTCGAGCGGGGCGACGTCGTCATCGTCGCCAGCTGCGCGCCCTATACGCGCAGCGTCGCGGAGGTGGCCCGGGTCGCGGCTTCGAACGGCCAGACGGTTGTCGCGATTACGGATTCCCGGTCGTCACCGCTCGTTCCTCCCGCAGAGCACGCTTTCTTCATCCCCCACGCTAGCAGCTTCTATTCGAACAGCATGGGCGCCTATGTCGTCTTCTGTGAAGCGCTGCTCAACCTTGTCGCGAGGGAACTGGGAGACAAGGCGCTAAACTCCCTGGCGGGTCGCGAGCGGCTGATTGCGGAGATGAACATAGAGGTTGGCTGA
- a CDS encoding C45 family peptidase translates to MSYDDGRRLSFVDVAGSPFDVGAALGRFGRAALQDHFRTSAAWRELNTRRSDPLIGVMADIVRERFPRYWAELQGLAVGLAMPFDDVFLWNCRGDIWAMAPDGCTTVQLPGSAHVIGHNEDGAPDFAGHCALAHVASEGGTPFTAFVYPGSLPGHTFAATSKGMVQTVNNIRPLAGGAGTPRMVLARAILDAPDLDAALTVLKSAPRAGAFHLTLAQAGDERLLSVEFTARALSVDRVQAPRVHSNHLIHADTGRMSQIVTGSSGVRQRRGEELVGQTLQSEPQGRALGILWDAADAELPIYRTDPADSDVENTLASAVFRVGADKVEWSVYDRSHEAARFDMRDGLVPFAA, encoded by the coding sequence ATGTCGTATGACGACGGCCGCCGGCTTTCCTTCGTCGATGTCGCAGGTTCGCCGTTTGATGTCGGAGCTGCGCTTGGGCGCTTCGGCCGAGCGGCCCTGCAGGACCATTTCCGTACCTCCGCTGCGTGGCGCGAACTCAACACACGCCGCAGCGATCCCTTGATCGGCGTGATGGCGGACATCGTCCGGGAACGGTTTCCAAGATACTGGGCCGAGCTGCAGGGCCTCGCCGTCGGGCTCGCCATGCCATTCGACGACGTTTTCCTGTGGAACTGTCGCGGCGATATCTGGGCGATGGCGCCGGATGGCTGCACGACCGTGCAATTACCCGGCTCCGCGCATGTGATCGGCCACAACGAGGATGGCGCCCCCGACTTTGCCGGCCACTGCGCCCTTGCCCATGTTGCATCCGAAGGAGGCACACCGTTCACAGCCTTTGTGTACCCAGGCTCGCTGCCGGGACACACATTTGCGGCGACATCGAAGGGAATGGTCCAGACCGTCAACAACATCAGGCCGCTGGCCGGCGGCGCCGGCACGCCGCGCATGGTGCTCGCCCGCGCGATCCTCGACGCACCGGACCTCGACGCGGCTCTCACCGTGCTCAAATCCGCCCCGCGCGCCGGCGCATTCCACCTGACATTGGCGCAAGCCGGGGACGAGCGGCTTCTCAGCGTCGAGTTCACCGCCCGGGCACTCTCGGTCGATCGGGTCCAGGCGCCGCGTGTCCATTCGAACCATCTGATCCATGCCGACACCGGGCGCATGTCGCAGATCGTCACCGGTTCGTCCGGCGTGCGACAACGGCGCGGCGAGGAGTTGGTCGGCCAAACGCTCCAATCCGAACCGCAGGGACGCGCGCTCGGCATCCTGTGGGACGCAGCCGACGCGGAACTGCCGATCTACCGCACGGACCCGGCCGATAGCGACGTCGAGAACACGCTCGCGAGCGCCGTCTTCCGGGTCGGGGCTGACAAGGTCGAGTGGTCTGTCTACGATCGATCGCACGAAGCAGCTCGCTTCGATATGCGGGATGGGCTGGTGCCCTTCGCGGCGTGA
- the glnQ gene encoding glutamine ABC transporter ATP-binding protein GlnQ translates to MSIVEFKKVTKRFGQVTILDQVDLSIEPGEKVVLIGPSGSGKSTLLRCINALEEINGGDLVVDGISVKAGGRMVRMIRQEAGMVFQQFNLFPQMTALENVAFGPRRVRGESHQDARKQALEMLAKVGLAGRAHHYPSELSGGQQQRVAIARALAVKPKLMLFDEPTSALDPELRHEVLRVMQALAEEGMTMIVVTHEMAFARKVGTRLIFMEGGKIAVDGEPRELLANPQNPRLKEFLQHVV, encoded by the coding sequence GTGAGCATCGTGGAGTTCAAGAAGGTCACCAAGCGGTTCGGCCAGGTCACGATCCTCGACCAGGTCGACCTTTCGATAGAGCCTGGCGAGAAGGTCGTGCTGATCGGCCCCTCCGGTTCCGGCAAGTCGACGCTGCTCCGCTGCATCAACGCGCTGGAGGAGATCAATGGCGGTGATCTCGTCGTCGATGGCATCAGCGTCAAGGCCGGCGGCCGCATGGTCCGCATGATCCGCCAGGAAGCCGGCATGGTCTTCCAGCAGTTCAATCTGTTTCCGCAAATGACGGCGCTCGAGAACGTCGCCTTCGGCCCGCGCCGCGTGCGCGGCGAGTCGCATCAGGATGCGCGAAAGCAGGCGCTGGAAATGCTCGCCAAGGTCGGCCTCGCCGGCCGCGCTCACCACTATCCGAGCGAGCTCTCCGGCGGCCAGCAGCAACGCGTCGCGATCGCACGCGCGCTTGCCGTCAAGCCGAAGCTGATGCTGTTCGACGAGCCCACGTCCGCACTCGATCCAGAACTGAGGCATGAAGTGCTGCGCGTCATGCAGGCGCTGGCCGAGGAAGGCATGACCATGATCGTGGTCACCCACGAGATGGCCTTCGCCCGCAAGGTCGGCACCAGGCTGATTTTCATGGAAGGTGGCAAGATCGCAGTCGACGGCGAGCCGCGGGAGCTGCTGGCAAATCCGCAAAACCCTCGCTTGAAAGAGTTTCTGCAACATGTCGTATGA
- the glnP gene encoding glutamine ABC transporter permease GlnP, with translation MDFEWSVIWQALPELLKGARLTVLIALAGLAGGLLIGFAAGLARAYGNAVLNGIAFAYVELIRGTPIIVQVMFIYFALPILANVRIYPLAAAIMAIIVNAGAYIAEIVRGSFLSVHRGLREAGLALGLPLWKVLLYIIGPLAFRRMIPALGNQFIVSLKDTSLFIVIGVGELTRQGQEIMAANFRAVEIWSAVAMFYLIMTGALTLILRMTEKRMRIL, from the coding sequence ATGGATTTCGAGTGGTCGGTTATCTGGCAGGCCCTGCCTGAGCTCTTGAAGGGCGCCCGCCTCACCGTGCTGATCGCGCTGGCCGGGCTCGCCGGCGGACTGCTGATCGGCTTCGCCGCCGGCCTGGCACGCGCCTACGGCAACGCCGTCCTCAACGGCATTGCCTTCGCCTATGTCGAGCTCATTCGCGGCACGCCGATCATCGTGCAGGTGATGTTCATCTATTTCGCGTTGCCGATCCTCGCGAATGTCCGCATCTACCCGCTCGCAGCGGCGATCATGGCCATCATCGTCAACGCCGGAGCCTATATCGCCGAGATCGTGCGCGGCTCGTTTCTCTCCGTCCATCGCGGATTGCGGGAAGCCGGTCTGGCGCTCGGCCTACCACTTTGGAAGGTGCTTCTCTACATCATCGGCCCGCTCGCCTTCCGCCGCATGATTCCGGCGCTGGGCAACCAGTTCATCGTCAGCCTGAAGGATACGTCGCTCTTCATCGTCATCGGTGTCGGCGAACTCACGCGGCAAGGCCAGGAAATCATGGCGGCCAACTTTCGCGCCGTCGAAATCTGGTCCGCCGTGGCGATGTTCTACCTGATCATGACCGGCGCGCTCACGCTTATCCTCAGGATGACCGAAAAGAGGATGCGCATCCTGTGA
- the glnH gene encoding glutamine ABC transporter substrate-binding protein GlnH — MKFALASLTAAAAVAATLTLGQPARAADLIVATDTAFVPFEFKEGDKYVGFDIDLWAAIAKDIGVTYTLQPMDFNGIIPALQTKQVDVGLAGITIKDERKKVIDFSDGYYDSGFLLMVPTNSTIKGPEDLGGKTLAVKTGTSATDYAKEHFKGTELRLFPNSDNAYLEVATGRADAAMHDTPNVLYYIKTNGQGKVKSVGPQMMAQQYGMAFPKGSELIAKVNASLVKLKGDGTYTAIYKKWFGAEPPKS, encoded by the coding sequence ATGAAATTCGCGCTCGCAAGCCTGACCGCCGCCGCGGCCGTCGCCGCAACCCTCACCCTCGGCCAACCTGCTCGTGCCGCCGACCTGATCGTCGCAACAGACACCGCCTTTGTTCCGTTCGAGTTCAAGGAGGGCGACAAGTATGTCGGCTTCGACATCGACCTGTGGGCCGCCATCGCCAAGGATATCGGCGTGACGTACACGCTGCAGCCGATGGACTTCAACGGCATCATCCCGGCGCTCCAGACCAAGCAGGTCGACGTCGGGCTGGCCGGCATTACCATCAAGGACGAGCGCAAGAAGGTCATCGACTTTTCGGACGGCTATTACGACAGCGGATTCCTTCTGATGGTGCCAACCAACAGCACGATCAAGGGGCCGGAAGACCTTGGCGGCAAGACGCTCGCCGTGAAGACCGGCACGTCGGCAACCGACTACGCCAAGGAGCACTTCAAGGGGACGGAGCTCCGCCTCTTCCCCAACAGCGACAACGCCTATCTCGAAGTCGCGACCGGACGCGCGGACGCCGCAATGCACGACACCCCCAACGTCCTCTACTACATCAAGACCAACGGCCAGGGGAAAGTGAAGTCCGTCGGCCCGCAGATGATGGCCCAGCAATATGGCATGGCCTTCCCGAAGGGCAGCGAGCTCATCGCCAAGGTCAACGCCTCGCTGGTCAAGCTGAAGGGCGACGGCACCTACACCGCCATCTACAAGAAGTGGTTCGGCGCCGAGCCGCCGAAGAGCTGA
- a CDS encoding LysR family transcriptional regulator — protein MKQNFTVRQSALDGVEAFLAVAQHRNFRRAAAELGVTPSAISQAVRTLEARIGAALFARTTRSVGLTEAGERFLSRAKPAFEELVAASEAARDLGQRPAGLLRLAVPRSVVPLILEPVIAAFCQAYPEIEVEIAASEEMVDLAAGGFDAGIRLGQLIAPDMIAVRLTQPFPFMVVGSPDYMRGRKRPQRIDDLRQHACLRLRRANGSIAPWPFVDGNKSVEAIVSGPLIAHDYATLLGAAIRGLGLAQVPAPLARAPIADGRLQAVLTPFAVTGPGVFLYYPGQRQVLPKLRAFIEHVKYRSADPARSATNGRGSRKRNRANSR, from the coding sequence ATGAAGCAGAACTTCACAGTCAGACAGAGCGCGCTCGACGGTGTGGAGGCATTCCTCGCCGTTGCCCAGCACCGCAATTTTCGTCGCGCGGCCGCCGAGCTCGGGGTGACCCCGTCGGCAATCAGCCAGGCCGTGCGTACGCTCGAGGCGCGCATTGGAGCCGCGCTGTTCGCCCGCACAACGCGAAGTGTCGGACTGACCGAAGCCGGCGAACGATTCCTGTCGCGCGCAAAACCCGCCTTCGAGGAGCTCGTCGCGGCCAGCGAGGCCGCGCGTGATCTCGGACAGCGACCGGCCGGGTTGTTGCGCCTCGCCGTTCCCCGCTCGGTCGTTCCGCTGATCCTCGAGCCGGTGATCGCCGCCTTCTGCCAGGCCTATCCCGAGATCGAGGTGGAGATCGCCGCAAGCGAGGAGATGGTCGATCTTGCCGCCGGCGGCTTCGATGCCGGCATTCGACTTGGCCAGCTGATTGCGCCGGATATGATCGCCGTGCGGCTGACGCAACCGTTCCCGTTCATGGTCGTCGGCAGCCCCGACTATATGCGCGGGCGGAAGCGGCCACAGCGCATCGACGATCTTCGGCAGCACGCATGCCTGCGCCTGCGTCGCGCGAACGGGTCGATCGCGCCCTGGCCTTTCGTCGACGGCAACAAGTCAGTCGAGGCCATCGTCTCAGGGCCACTGATCGCGCACGACTATGCCACGCTGCTCGGTGCGGCGATTAGAGGTCTCGGACTTGCACAGGTGCCCGCCCCGCTCGCCAGAGCGCCGATCGCCGACGGCCGATTGCAGGCGGTGCTCACGCCCTTCGCCGTCACCGGACCGGGCGTCTTTCTGTACTATCCGGGACAACGTCAGGTCCTGCCAAAACTGCGCGCCTTCATCGAGCACGTCAAATACCGCAGCGCAGATCCAGCGCGAAGCGCAACGAACGGCCGGGGATCGCGCAAGCGCAACCGTGCAAACAGCCGCTGA
- a CDS encoding class I SAM-dependent methyltransferase: MTNILDGVRDHYRATGLTERLKTALSVLGPEERRLDPQQLAALDQFHTRGFAATAELAKLAEIAADMSVLDVGSGVGGPARFLAATYGCRVIGVDLSEPFVDAARYLTERTGLTGQVSFETASVVELPFDDGRFEVALLQHVAMNIPDRAGLYREIRRVLKTGGRFATFDVVSHSGEPHYPVPWARTPATSFLLSAAATREAIEAAGFRTLVWQDDTEAAKAWVAQLRASGPPPSLNLGVVMGPAFAELSANLGRNLLEGRLGVLTAVFEAAPISV; encoded by the coding sequence GTGACCAATATCCTTGACGGCGTACGCGACCACTATCGCGCGACCGGCCTGACGGAGCGTTTGAAGACGGCGCTCTCGGTGCTGGGGCCGGAAGAACGGCGGCTCGACCCCCAACAACTGGCGGCCCTCGATCAGTTCCACACCCGCGGGTTCGCGGCGACGGCCGAACTCGCCAAGCTGGCTGAAATCGCCGCTGACATGTCGGTTCTCGATGTCGGCTCGGGCGTCGGCGGGCCCGCGCGCTTTCTCGCGGCGACGTATGGCTGCCGGGTGATCGGCGTCGATCTCAGCGAGCCGTTCGTCGATGCCGCGCGCTATCTGACCGAGCGCACGGGGCTGACCGGGCAGGTGTCGTTCGAGACCGCGAGCGTGGTGGAGCTTCCGTTTGACGATGGCCGTTTCGAGGTGGCGTTGCTCCAGCATGTGGCTATGAACATTCCGGACCGGGCAGGGCTCTATCGCGAGATCCGGCGCGTGCTGAAGACGGGCGGCAGGTTTGCGACTTTCGACGTCGTGTCGCACAGCGGCGAGCCGCACTATCCGGTTCCGTGGGCGCGGACACCGGCGACGAGTTTTCTGCTCTCAGCCGCCGCGACGCGCGAGGCCATCGAAGCGGCCGGTTTCCGCACGCTCGTCTGGCAAGACGATACCGAAGCCGCCAAGGCCTGGGTCGCACAGCTGCGCGCATCAGGCCCGCCGCCATCGCTCAATCTCGGCGTGGTGATGGGGCCGGCCTTCGCCGAGCTTTCCGCGAACCTCGGGCGAAATCTTTTGGAAGGCCGGCTCGGCGTCCTGACTGCGGTGTTCGAGGCCGCGCCTATCAGCGTGTGA
- a CDS encoding MFS transporter, translating into MNPSNYRWVIVAAGGLLGCVAIGGMFSLPVFLQPIAKDTGWSVTGVSSAMTIGFLAMAFTSMAWGTLTDRFGPLPVVLTGSIALTLSLTFASHATSLIAFQFIFGLLVGASCAAIFAPMMATVTGWFDTHRSLAVSLVSAGMGMAPMTMSPLAAWLVSSHDWRTSMQLVALVVGAIMIPVSLLVRRPPALANPQAAAPEVGALQSEMSLGEALRSPQFLVLIVTNFFCCATHSGPIIHTVSYAVSCGIPLISAVTIYSVEGFAGMGGRIAFGLMGDRFGAKRVLVSGLLAQAFGALAYVFAHQLATFYAVAAVFGFIYAGTMPLYASLARDNFPLRMMGTVIGGTAMAGSLGMATGPLAGGLIYDAFSSYAWLYIGSWLLGLCAFLMAMTFRPFARPQGEVAPATA; encoded by the coding sequence ATGAATCCTTCCAACTATCGCTGGGTGATCGTCGCGGCCGGCGGCCTGCTCGGCTGCGTCGCGATCGGCGGCATGTTTTCGTTGCCGGTCTTCTTGCAGCCGATCGCGAAGGACACCGGATGGTCGGTGACTGGTGTATCCAGCGCGATGACGATCGGCTTTCTGGCGATGGCCTTCACCAGCATGGCCTGGGGCACACTGACCGACCGGTTCGGACCGCTGCCGGTGGTGCTGACCGGATCGATCGCGCTGACGCTGAGCCTGACGTTCGCGAGCCACGCGACCTCGCTGATCGCCTTCCAGTTCATCTTCGGGCTATTGGTCGGCGCGTCCTGCGCGGCGATTTTCGCGCCGATGATGGCGACCGTCACCGGCTGGTTCGACACCCATCGCAGCCTTGCGGTCTCGCTGGTCTCGGCCGGCATGGGCATGGCGCCGATGACAATGTCGCCGCTCGCGGCCTGGCTCGTCTCCAGCCACGACTGGCGCACCTCGATGCAACTCGTGGCGCTGGTGGTCGGCGCCATCATGATCCCCGTCTCGCTCCTGGTGCGCCGCCCCCCGGCACTTGCGAATCCGCAGGCCGCAGCGCCTGAAGTCGGTGCGCTGCAGTCGGAGATGTCGCTCGGCGAAGCGCTGCGCTCGCCGCAATTCCTCGTCCTGATCGTCACCAACTTCTTCTGCTGCGCGACGCATTCGGGTCCGATCATCCACACCGTCAGCTATGCCGTGAGTTGCGGCATCCCGCTGATCTCGGCGGTGACGATCTACAGCGTCGAGGGGTTTGCCGGCATGGGCGGCCGGATCGCCTTCGGTCTCATGGGAGATCGCTTCGGCGCCAAGCGCGTGCTGGTCTCGGGCCTGCTTGCGCAAGCCTTCGGTGCGCTCGCTTACGTCTTCGCGCACCAGCTGGCGACCTTCTACGCGGTCGCCGCCGTGTTCGGCTTCATCTATGCCGGCACCATGCCGCTCTACGCCTCGCTGGCGCGCGACAACTTCCCGCTGCGCATGATGGGCACAGTCATCGGCGGCACGGCGATGGCCGGCAGCCTCGGCATGGCGACGGGTCCGCTCGCCGGTGGCCTGATCTACGACGCGTTCTCGAGCTATGCCTGGCTCTATATCGGCTCCTGGCTGCTCGGCCTCTGCGCATTCCTGATGGCGATGACGTTCAGGCCGTTTGCGAGGCCGCAAGGTGAGGTCGCGCCCGCGACGGCGTGA
- a CDS encoding ester cyclase, whose protein sequence is MTRTDLADVYRSYIACLNRQDWQALGQFVHEDVSHNAKPIGLTGYRAMLAKDFREIPDLRFKVELLISDPPHIASRLTFDCTPVGRFLGLDVNGRRVSFCENVFYEFHNGKIWQVWSVIDKAAIEAQL, encoded by the coding sequence ATGACCAGGACCGACCTCGCCGACGTCTACCGCAGCTACATCGCCTGCCTTAACCGGCAGGATTGGCAGGCGCTCGGACAGTTCGTGCACGAGGATGTGTCCCACAACGCGAAGCCGATCGGGCTTACCGGTTATCGCGCGATGCTGGCGAAGGATTTTCGTGAGATTCCGGACCTCCGTTTCAAGGTCGAGCTGCTGATCTCGGATCCGCCGCATATCGCGAGCCGGCTGACATTCGACTGTACGCCTGTCGGGAGATTCCTCGGGCTCGACGTAAACGGCAGGCGCGTTTCGTTCTGCGAGAACGTGTTCTACGAATTCCACAACGGCAAGATCTGGCAGGTGTGGTCGGTGATCGACAAGGCCGCGATCGAGGCGCAGTTGTAG
- a CDS encoding helix-turn-helix domain-containing GNAT family N-acetyltransferase, with the protein MLDPISRIRRFNRAVTSAVGALDTSFLGRGRPLGAARVLNAIGHGREDVAEIRDYLGLDSGLMSRLLRSLEDEGMIETSPHEDDARRRVARLTRAGRREFSAYEALSNAQAEALLAQHSQRDALLAAMDLIGSALGRSRIELVDMNPRSDEARYCLGEYYAELARRFKQGFDVKRSRDPDAKDMVRPRGTFIVAMSDTLPIGCVGLKGTDHGYAEIKRLWVAPSARGLGLGRRLMDASENAARELGVTVLRLDTNSALTEAGQLYRRTGWSAIERYNDDPYPDLFFEKHL; encoded by the coding sequence ATGCTCGACCCCATTTCCCGTATCCGCCGTTTCAATCGTGCCGTCACGTCCGCAGTCGGCGCGCTCGATACCTCCTTCCTCGGGCGCGGCCGGCCCTTGGGCGCCGCGCGTGTGCTCAATGCGATCGGGCATGGGCGCGAGGACGTCGCCGAGATCCGCGACTATCTCGGCCTCGATTCCGGTCTGATGAGCCGCCTGCTCCGCAGTCTCGAGGACGAAGGGATGATCGAGACGAGCCCGCATGAGGACGACGCGCGCCGCCGCGTCGCCCGGCTGACGCGCGCAGGACGGCGCGAGTTCAGTGCCTATGAGGCGCTGTCCAACGCGCAAGCCGAAGCTCTCCTCGCGCAGCATTCGCAACGCGACGCGCTGCTCGCCGCCATGGACTTGATCGGCTCCGCGCTTGGACGGAGCCGCATCGAGCTTGTTGACATGAACCCGCGCAGCGACGAGGCGCGCTATTGCCTCGGCGAGTACTATGCCGAGCTCGCGCGCCGTTTCAAACAGGGGTTCGACGTCAAGCGGTCGCGCGACCCTGACGCCAAGGACATGGTCCGCCCGCGCGGCACGTTCATCGTGGCGATGTCGGACACGCTTCCGATCGGCTGCGTCGGGCTGAAGGGAACGGACCATGGCTACGCAGAAATCAAACGGCTGTGGGTCGCGCCTTCCGCGCGCGGGCTGGGGCTCGGCCGGCGCCTGATGGATGCGAGCGAAAACGCCGCGCGCGAGCTTGGCGTCACCGTGTTGCGGCTCGATACCAACAGCGCGCTGACCGAAGCCGGTCAGCTCTACCGCAGGACCGGCTGGAGCGCGATCGAGCGCTACAACGACGATCCCTATCCCGACCTGTTCTTCGAAAAGCACCTCTGA